The Verrucomicrobiia bacterium sequence GCAATGCCCTTCCCGTTATGCAGCACCAAATCCCATAAAAAAACAGCCAGCATATCGGCGCTTTTTTTCTCCGGCAGGCCGGAGAGTGCATTTTTGGTCTCAAGGTCGTCAGGGGAGAGTTTGAGTTTTTCCCAATCCTTCGCTATTCGCGCCGCCACGAGCGCATCCTCATCCTTGACTGTTCCCGCACCGGAGGGGAGGAAGGACTTGAGCTTTTCCGGCCAGAGCGTCCGCCCGTTTACCAAAACGACTTCCTCGCAATCCTTCGGCCAGTCCGGGTTGACCACCCCCATTCCTTCACCAACAAAAGCCACTTCCGGGCGGCAGAAGAATAGGGGTTTGTGTTCCGGAAAGGCCCGGATAATCCGCTCGGCTAAAGTCCCGATTCCAAACCGCAGGCCCCAAACCGGACGGGAAAGGGTGAGGGGGAAAAAGTCGCCAAAGCTCGCATCTTCGAATACGGCCAAATACTTCGCCATAAAGTATTACTTTAACTCGCTTCCCAAACCATCAAGTATGCAAATAAAAACGGATGGTTCGATTAAACCATCCGCAAAACACCCTCCGTCGGCCGAACAAGGCCGGCAAATAAGAAATTTCAAACTCAATTCAGGAGGCCTCCCAAACGCCCCATCTACTTTTTCTTCGGGTTTTTGATTTCGTCGATAACCTTTTCGGCCGCCTTCACGTTGCCGGCCGCCTTGGCGTTCCCCTTGAACTTGGCAATGAACTGCTCATACAGCGGCTGATACCCCTCCACGTTTTCCGGGTCTTCGGCATGGACGGAAAGGGCGTACATATAATACCCGCGGTGGTCGTTTGGAAAGTCGGTCTGCATCTGCTTGAAGACTCCCTGCGCCGGCACATACTCCTCATCGTCGAAGTAAATCTTTCCCAAATTGAACCGCGCCGTGGCGTTTTTCGGCTCGGCGGCAATCACCTTTTTATAGGTTTCAACCGCCTTGGCGGTCTGCCGGTCTTTTTTGTAGGCATCCGCCAAGGCCATCATCAATTTCGGGTCGTTCGGCCTGGCGGCATTGGCCTTTTCAAAAGTCGCCACGGCTTTGACGTAATCCTTGGCCTGCATGGCCAACGACCCCAGGTCATACAGGTTGTCCGGGTTTTTCTGGTCCGTTACCGCCTCCAGATGGGGCAGCGCCTTGGCGTATTCCTTCTTTTTCTGATAGGCCGCCGCCAGGTTTTTGTGGGCGTCCGGATAGTTGGGAGTGGCTTTCAAAGCCGCCTCATAGGCGGCTATCGCCGCCTCCAGCTTCCCCGCCTTGTCCGCTTCCACGCCGGCGTTGAACTGTTTTTTGGCCTCGTCCGATGGCTGGGCAGCCGCCGGTAAAAAGCTGAACAAAAGAAGGGTTGTCAAAAGTGCAAATTTACGCATTTTTCCTCCTTGCGGATTTCCGCAATTCCTCTCTTTTTTTACTCCTCTGTTGCTTCAATAGTTGACGCAGCTTTTTGTCCCGGGTCGAAAGTATCTGCACCGCCAGCCAGGCGGCGTTCACGGCCCCGCTTTTGCCGATGGAAACCGTGGCGACCGGCACGCCGGAAGGCATCTGCACGGTGGAAAGCAAAGCATCCAGCCCGCCCAGTGTGGAGGAGTTGAGCGGCACCCCGATGACCGGCAGAACGGTTTCCGCCGCCGCCTTCCCGGCCAAGTGCGCCGCCATCCCGGCGGCGGCAATCACCACCGAGTAACCCTCTTTTTCCGCGTTCCGCAAAATCTGTCCCGTCCGTTCCGGGTCCCGGTGGGCGGAAGAAACCACAATTTTGCTGCCAATGCCAAATTTTTTTAATTCCTCGACGGTGTGGTTCATCACTTCCAAATCGTTTTCGCTTCCGGTCAGTATCAAAACGTCATTCTTCACGATCTCACCTTTGTTTTCGTCATTAGTCGATACCCGATATCATGCCGGTATTGTTTTCCTTCAAAATTCACCTTTTCCGCCGCGGCGTATGCCTTGTTCAGCGCCTTGTCGAAGTCCGCATCCACGGCCGTCAGCCCAACCACGCGGCCTCCCGCTGTATAGTAATGCCCATCCTTTTCGGCAATGCCGGAAAAGAAGGGGAGCACGTCCTCCAGCCGGTCAAGGCCGGAAATCTCTTTGCCGGTTTGCGGATTTTCGGGGTAGCCCTCCGAGGCCAGAACCACACAGGTGCAGTGCTTTTCCTCCCAGCCCGGGTTTATCACGTCCAGTTCTCCATCCAATAGGGCCTCAAATATATGCATCAAATCGGTTTTGAGAAGAGGCAAAATCGCCTGCGCCTCCGGGTCCCCCAGCCGGCAGTTGAATTCCAGAACCTTCGGCCCGCGCTCGGTCAGCATCAGCCCGGCGTACAAAAACCCTTTATATGGAATCCCCTCCCGCCACATTCCCCAAATCGTCCGCTCCAAAATTTCTTCCTCGATTACGGCCATCTGCCGCTCCTGGATGACGGAAAAGGCCGGCGCGCAGGCCCCCATTCCGCCGGTATTCGGCCCCCGGTCGCCATCCAAAAGCCGCTTGTGGTCGATCGCGGGTAAGAGCGCCTTCACGTTTTTCCCATCGGAAAGCGCAATTATGCTCACCTCATCTCCGGGCAAAAAATCCTCCACCACGATTCGCTTTCCCGCCTCGCCTAATTTCCCTTCGTATAGAAATTGGTTGACCTTTTCCTCCGCTTCCGCCGTGGAATTCACCACCACCACCCCTTTGCCC is a genomic window containing:
- a CDS encoding tetratricopeptide repeat protein translates to MRKFALLTTLLLFSFLPAAAQPSDEAKKQFNAGVEADKAGKLEAAIAAYEAALKATPNYPDAHKNLAAAYQKKKEYAKALPHLEAVTDQKNPDNLYDLGSLAMQAKDYVKAVATFEKANAARPNDPKLMMALADAYKKDRQTAKAVETYKKVIAAEPKNATARFNLGKIYFDDEEYVPAQGVFKQMQTDFPNDHRGYYMYALSVHAEDPENVEGYQPLYEQFIAKFKGNAKAAGNVKAAEKVIDEIKNPKKK
- the purE gene encoding 5-(carboxyamino)imidazole ribonucleotide mutase, translated to MKNDVLILTGSENDLEVMNHTVEELKKFGIGSKIVVSSAHRDPERTGQILRNAEKEGYSVVIAAAGMAAHLAGKAAAETVLPVIGVPLNSSTLGGLDALLSTVQMPSGVPVATVSIGKSGAVNAAWLAVQILSTRDKKLRQLLKQQRSKKREELRKSARRKNA
- the purD gene encoding phosphoribosylamine--glycine ligase; protein product: MKNEDLKVLVVGSGGREHALAWKLSKSKRISHLYAAPGNPGMKPIAKLIPLSPKDIPMLAEFARHEQIDLTVVGPEQPLVDGMVDEFEARGLSIIGPSKRAAQLEGSKAFAKEFMRRNNIPTASFQVFTDTSEALDFVREANYPLVIKADGLAAGKGVVVVNSTAEAEEKVNQFLYEGKLGEAGKRIVVEDFLPGDEVSIIALSDGKNVKALLPAIDHKRLLDGDRGPNTGGMGACAPAFSVIQERQMAVIEEEILERTIWGMWREGIPYKGFLYAGLMLTERGPKVLEFNCRLGDPEAQAILPLLKTDLMHIFEALLDGELDVINPGWEEKHCTCVVLASEGYPENPQTGKEISGLDRLEDVLPFFSGIAEKDGHYYTAGGRVVGLTAVDADFDKALNKAYAAAEKVNFEGKQYRHDIGYRLMTKTKVRS